The following proteins are encoded in a genomic region of Bosea beijingensis:
- the mfd gene encoding transcription-repair coupling factor, translating into MSIPPPSQIAKPQLDRLLDALNRGDKPTLAGVPDGFDAVVLADLTRARAKKAEGPALLVFIARDGQRLQVLDNALQFVAPDLEVMSFPAWDCQPYDRVSPAPAIVAHRMTTLSRLAKTKSGDRPRLLLTTVNAALQRVPAFGKVATESFSAAPGNMVDTEELARWLDINGYLRTSTVRETGEFAVRGGIVDLFPPGMPAPIRLDFFGDTLESIRTFDPETQRTTGQLRGLDLVPMSEAQMTSESIRRFRQSYISTFGTPGRDDTLYEAVSEGRRPAGLEHWLPLLAEKLDTLFTYLPDVPLVLDHQAEDAVGERISLIKDYYDARKAALEQGGGGGIPYKPLPPDALYLSPADWRGVMDISGVASLTPFQLPESEGKLILDLGGKQGRSFAAERTADAGGVFDAAVAHVKTLEADGKRVILAAWSEGSRERLAHVLADHGLKSTQLTGSLRAAFDLKPGTIALAVWGFETGFEAGRLAVIGEQDILGDRLVRPRRKTKRPQDFIAELSSLAPGDLVVHVDHGIGRFIGLQTITAAGAPHDCLEIHYAGDSKLFLPVENIELLSRYGSEDTEVQLDRLGGGGWQARKAKLKQRIREMAGKLIQIAAARALKDAPRLIPPAGVYDEFCARFPYEETEDQQNTIDAVLDDLAAGRPMDRLVCGDVGFGKTEVALRAAFAAALNGKQVAVVVPTTLLARQHYRNFADRFAGLPVHVGQASRFVGSADLKAVKQGARDGTMDIVVGTHALLGKGVDFKDLGLVIVDEEQHFGVAHKEKLKELRAEVHMLTLSATPIPRTLQLAMTGVRELSIIATPPVDRLAVRTFVTPFDPLIVREALLRERYRGGRSFYVVPRIEDIADVKDFLDKQVPECKVGIAHGQMAAGTLEDVMTAFYEGQYDILLSTTIVESGLDIPTANTLIVHRADMFGLAQLYQLRGRVGRSKTRAYALFTVPANRKLTEQADKRLKVLQSLDTLGAGFQLASHDLDIRGAGNLLGDEQSGHIKEVGYELYQQMLEEAVAALKAGIEFETETQWSPAIQVGAPVMIPEHYVADLTLRLTLYKRLSTMDDDAELQSFGAELVDRFGPLPEEVNQLLEIVAIKALCKRANVEKVEAGPKGIIVAFRNNEFANPEGLVGFVAKQGTLAKVRPDMRVVFIDDFDNVEQRLKATRRLLTDLARIAERKKAA; encoded by the coding sequence ATGAGCATTCCTCCTCCCAGCCAGATCGCCAAACCGCAGCTCGACCGGCTGCTCGATGCACTGAACCGTGGCGACAAGCCGACGCTGGCCGGCGTGCCAGATGGCTTCGATGCCGTGGTTCTCGCCGACCTGACCCGCGCCCGCGCCAAGAAGGCCGAGGGGCCGGCACTGCTCGTCTTCATCGCGCGTGATGGCCAGCGCCTGCAGGTGCTTGACAACGCGCTGCAATTCGTCGCGCCCGATCTCGAGGTGATGAGCTTCCCGGCCTGGGACTGCCAGCCTTATGACCGCGTCTCGCCGGCGCCGGCCATCGTCGCGCACCGGATGACGACGCTGTCGCGCCTCGCCAAGACCAAGTCGGGTGACCGGCCGCGCCTGCTGCTCACCACCGTCAATGCCGCGCTCCAGCGCGTGCCGGCTTTCGGCAAGGTCGCGACGGAGAGTTTCTCGGCCGCGCCCGGCAACATGGTGGATACCGAAGAGCTGGCGCGCTGGCTCGACATCAACGGCTATCTGCGCACCTCGACCGTGCGCGAGACCGGCGAGTTCGCCGTGCGTGGCGGCATCGTCGACCTGTTCCCGCCGGGCATGCCGGCGCCGATCCGGCTCGATTTCTTCGGCGACACGCTGGAATCGATCCGCACCTTCGATCCGGAGACGCAGCGCACCACCGGGCAATTGCGCGGGCTCGATCTCGTGCCAATGTCCGAGGCGCAGATGACGAGCGAAAGCATCCGCCGCTTCCGCCAGTCCTATATCTCCACCTTCGGCACGCCCGGCCGCGACGACACGCTCTACGAAGCGGTCAGCGAGGGCCGCCGCCCGGCCGGCCTGGAGCACTGGCTTCCGCTGCTGGCGGAAAAGCTCGACACGCTCTTCACCTATCTGCCCGACGTGCCGCTGGTGCTCGACCATCAGGCCGAAGACGCGGTCGGCGAACGCATCAGCCTGATCAAGGATTATTACGACGCCCGCAAGGCCGCGCTGGAGCAGGGCGGGGGCGGCGGCATTCCCTACAAGCCGCTGCCGCCGGATGCGCTCTATCTCTCGCCGGCCGATTGGCGCGGGGTGATGGATATCTCCGGTGTCGCCAGCCTGACGCCGTTCCAACTGCCCGAGAGTGAGGGCAAGCTGATCCTCGATCTCGGCGGCAAGCAGGGCCGCAGCTTCGCGGCCGAGCGCACAGCCGATGCCGGCGGCGTCTTCGATGCCGCCGTGGCGCATGTGAAGACACTGGAAGCCGACGGCAAGCGCGTCATCCTCGCCGCCTGGTCGGAGGGTTCGCGCGAGCGTCTGGCGCATGTGCTAGCCGATCATGGCCTGAAGAGCACGCAATTGACGGGCTCGCTGCGGGCCGCCTTCGATCTCAAGCCCGGCACGATCGCGCTCGCGGTCTGGGGCTTCGAGACCGGCTTCGAGGCCGGGCGCCTCGCGGTCATCGGCGAGCAGGACATTCTGGGCGACCGCCTCGTCCGCCCGCGCCGGAAGACCAAGCGCCCGCAGGACTTCATCGCCGAGCTCTCCTCGCTCGCGCCGGGCGATCTCGTCGTCCATGTCGACCACGGCATCGGCCGCTTCATCGGCCTGCAGACCATCACGGCGGCCGGCGCGCCGCATGACTGCCTCGAAATCCATTATGCCGGCGATTCCAAGCTCTTCCTCCCCGTGGAGAATATCGAGCTTCTGTCGCGCTACGGCTCCGAGGACACGGAAGTCCAGCTCGACCGGCTCGGTGGCGGCGGCTGGCAGGCGCGCAAGGCCAAGCTCAAGCAGCGCATCCGCGAGATGGCCGGCAAGCTCATCCAGATCGCGGCCGCCCGCGCGCTCAAGGACGCACCGCGCCTCATTCCGCCGGCTGGCGTCTATGACGAGTTCTGTGCCCGTTTCCCCTATGAGGAGACCGAGGACCAGCAGAACACGATCGACGCGGTGCTGGACGATCTCGCCGCCGGTCGGCCGATGGATCGCCTCGTCTGCGGCGATGTCGGCTTCGGCAAGACGGAGGTCGCGCTGCGCGCCGCCTTTGCCGCCGCGCTCAACGGCAAGCAGGTCGCGGTCGTCGTGCCGACGACTCTGCTCGCCCGCCAGCATTACCGCAACTTCGCCGATCGCTTTGCCGGCTTGCCGGTCCATGTCGGGCAGGCCTCGCGCTTCGTCGGTTCGGCCGATCTCAAGGCGGTGAAGCAGGGCGCCCGCGACGGCACGATGGACATCGTCGTCGGCACCCATGCGCTGCTCGGCAAGGGCGTAGACTTCAAGGATCTCGGCCTCGTCATCGTCGACGAGGAGCAGCATTTCGGCGTCGCCCATAAGGAGAAGCTGAAGGAGCTGCGCGCCGAGGTGCATATGCTCACCCTCTCGGCGACGCCGATCCCGCGCACGCTCCAGCTCGCCATGACCGGCGTGCGCGAGCTCTCGATCATCGCGACCCCGCCCGTCGACCGCCTGGCAGTCCGCACCTTCGTCACGCCGTTCGACCCGCTGATCGTGCGCGAGGCGCTGCTGCGCGAGCGCTATCGCGGCGGGCGCAGCTTCTATGTCGTGCCGCGCATCGAGGACATCGCCGACGTCAAGGACTTCCTCGACAAGCAGGTGCCGGAATGCAAGGTCGGCATCGCCCATGGCCAGATGGCGGCGGGCACGCTGGAGGACGTGATGACGGCCTTCTACGAGGGCCAGTACGATATCCTGCTCTCGACCACGATCGTGGAATCGGGCCTCGACATCCCGACCGCGAACACGCTGATCGTCCATCGCGCCGACATGTTCGGCCTCGCCCAGCTCTATCAGCTCAGGGGCCGCGTCGGCCGCTCGAAGACGCGCGCCTATGCGCTCTTCACCGTGCCCGCCAACCGCAAGCTGACCGAGCAGGCCGACAAGCGGCTCAAGGTGCTGCAATCGCTCGACACGCTCGGCGCCGGCTTCCAGCTCGCCAGCCACGATCTCGACATCCGCGGTGCGGGCAACCTGCTCGGCGACGAGCAGTCCGGCCATATCAAGGAAGTCGGCTACGAACTCTACCAGCAGATGCTGGAGGAGGCTGTCGCGGCGCTCAAGGCCGGCATCGAGTTCGAGACCGAGACGCAATGGTCGCCGGCGATCCAGGTCGGCGCGCCGGTCATGATCCCCGAGCACTATGTCGCCGACCTGACGCTGAGGCTGACGCTCTACAAGCGCCTCTCGACCATGGACGACGATGCCGAATTGCAGTCCTTCGGCGCCGAGCTGGTCGACCGCTTCGGCCCGCTGCCGGAGGAGGTCAATCAGCTCCTGGAAATCGTCGCGATCAAGGCGCTCTGCAAGCGCGCCAATGTCGAGAAGGTCGAGGCCGGGCCGAAGGGCATCATCGTCGCCTTCCGCAACAACGAGTTCGCCAACCCGGAAGGGTTGGTCGGCTTCGTCGCCAAGCAGGGCACGCTGGCCAAGGTGCGCCCGGACATGCGCGTCGTCTTCATCGACGATTTCGACAATGTCGAGCAGCGACTGAAGGCGACGCGCCGGCTGCTGACCGATCTCGCGCGGATCGCGGAACGGAAGAAGGCGGCCTGA
- the pcaG gene encoding protocatechuate 3,4-dioxygenase subunit alpha — translation MTTTTDSSSGDLESRNAAPRQDSQDPSIFGQTPWQTVGPYFHYGLPWKGGADLVAVSEMGARPDLMPPEHFLLSGSNVSGMPEGEVIALAGCVYDADGKPIEDAMIEIWQANANGRYASPDDDRADVALDRHFVGFGRASTDKAGVYRFRTIRPGRVPGPGNSLQAPHIALSVFGRGLLKRLPTRLYFADGEGNETDPILALVPEPRRHTLVAQRKPDGVWWLDINLAGENETVFFDM, via the coding sequence ATGACGACGACCACTGACTCTTCGAGCGGAGACTTGGAAAGCCGCAACGCCGCGCCGCGGCAGGACAGCCAGGATCCGTCGATCTTCGGCCAGACGCCGTGGCAGACGGTCGGCCCCTATTTCCATTACGGCTTGCCCTGGAAGGGCGGCGCCGATCTCGTGGCCGTGTCCGAGATGGGCGCCCGCCCCGACCTGATGCCGCCCGAGCATTTCCTGCTCTCCGGCTCGAATGTCTCGGGTATGCCCGAAGGGGAGGTCATCGCGCTCGCCGGCTGCGTCTACGATGCCGACGGCAAGCCGATCGAGGACGCGATGATCGAGATCTGGCAGGCGAACGCGAACGGCCGCTATGCCAGCCCGGACGATGATCGCGCCGATGTGGCGCTCGACCGGCATTTCGTCGGGTTCGGCCGCGCCTCGACCGACAAGGCAGGCGTCTACCGCTTCCGCACCATCCGCCCCGGACGCGTGCCCGGCCCCGGCAACAGCCTGCAGGCGCCGCACATCGCGCTATCGGTCTTCGGCCGCGGCTTGCTGAAGCGCCTGCCGACCCGGCTCTATTTCGCCGACGGCGAGGGCAACGAGACCGACCCTATCCTTGCACTCGTGCCCGAGCCGCGCCGCCACACCCTTGTCGCCCAGCGCAAGCCGGATGGGGTATGGTGGCTCGACATCAATCTCGCCGGTGAGAACGAGACGGTCTTCTTCGATATGTAA
- the pcaH gene encoding protocatechuate 3,4-dioxygenase subunit beta, translating to MSSLILPYAGLDAGQPASLSPDYRSTVARSPRLAPIAIPQTLTEVTGPTDWSRLMGLAMADLTAQHKAEPQGQRIVVTGRVLDEDGRPVPNTVVEIWQANAAGRYIHAKDDWPAPLDPNFTGVGRVVTDDEGRYRYVTIRPGAYPWGNHKNAWRPAHIHLSLLGPAFATRLVTQMYFPDDPLIEIDPIANAVPMPYRQRMVSRFDIGTTVPNWALGYVFDIVLKGRDQTPFEDDHDDDH from the coding sequence ATGAGCAGCCTGATCCTTCCCTATGCGGGGCTCGATGCCGGGCAGCCGGCCTCGCTTTCCCCGGATTACCGCTCGACCGTGGCGCGCAGCCCGCGCCTGGCTCCGATCGCGATCCCGCAGACCCTGACCGAGGTGACCGGGCCGACCGACTGGTCGCGCCTGATGGGGCTGGCGATGGCCGATCTCACCGCCCAGCACAAGGCCGAGCCGCAAGGCCAGCGCATCGTCGTCACCGGCCGCGTGCTCGACGAGGACGGGCGGCCCGTGCCCAATACCGTCGTCGAGATCTGGCAGGCCAATGCCGCCGGCCGCTATATCCACGCCAAGGACGACTGGCCGGCGCCACTCGATCCGAATTTCACCGGCGTCGGCCGCGTCGTCACCGACGATGAGGGCCGCTATCGCTATGTCACGATCCGGCCCGGTGCCTATCCCTGGGGCAACCACAAGAACGCCTGGCGCCCGGCCCATATCCATCTCTCGCTGCTCGGCCCGGCCTTCGCGACGCGTCTGGTCACGCAGATGTATTTCCCCGACGACCCGCTGATCGAGATCGACCCGATCGCGAATGCCGTGCCGATGCCCTATCGCCAGCGCATGGTCTCGCGCTTCGATATCGGCACCACCGTGCCGAACTGGGCGCTGGGCTATGTCTTCGACATCGTGCTCAAGGGCCGCGACCAGACGCCGTTCGAGGACGACCATGACGACGACCACTGA
- a CDS encoding bifunctional sugar phosphate isomerase/epimerase/4-hydroxyphenylpyruvate dioxygenase family protein → MIPSIATVCVSGTLQEKLEAIAAAGFKAVEIFENDLIAFPGSPTEVRRICADLGLTIVTCQPFRDFEGMPDGRRQRVFDRAERKFDLLQELGTDLLFVCSSVSPEALPGIDRLAADFAELGERAGRRGLRVGYEALAWGRHVFDYRDAWEIVRRANRPEVGIILDSFHILARGLDLSAIGTIPRDKIEMVQMADAPLLQMDPLSWSRHWRCLPGQGDLNLSGFMRALAATGYDGVLSLEIFNDRFRAGSARSVALDGHRSLIWLLDETARQVGKPVPGTVPMPPPAPVEAVEFIEFTVSEAERPGFERLLRALGFARSGAHRSKDVDLWRQGDIRIVLNSEADGFAHSYQITHGTSVCALALRVPDAQAAIARAKALLDVPHAGAIGPDELDIPAVRGLGGSLLYFLDQASSLGRWAEVDFEATGEASDNAGLTGVDHVSQSMQYEEMLTWLLFYSSLFETRKTPSQAVLDPGGVVQSQVIESGLDGRNGHGLRLILNGSQSHRTLSARFITDFFGSGVQHIAFATDDIAATVKRLAANGVAMLPIPENYYDDLEARSDLTGEEIDAMKALNILHDSDAGGSFRQAYTQTLDGGLFFEIVQRDGYAGYGAANAGIRLTAQSRLARPISVPAPSHG, encoded by the coding sequence GTGATTCCATCGATCGCCACCGTATGCGTTTCCGGCACGCTTCAGGAAAAGCTCGAGGCCATAGCGGCGGCCGGCTTCAAGGCCGTCGAGATTTTCGAGAACGACCTGATCGCCTTCCCCGGCTCGCCCACGGAAGTCCGGCGCATCTGCGCCGATCTCGGCCTGACCATCGTGACCTGCCAGCCTTTCCGCGATTTCGAGGGGATGCCGGATGGCCGCCGCCAGCGCGTCTTCGACCGGGCCGAGCGCAAGTTCGATCTCCTGCAGGAACTCGGCACCGATCTGCTCTTCGTCTGCTCCAGCGTCTCGCCGGAAGCTCTCCCGGGCATCGACAGGCTCGCCGCCGATTTCGCCGAACTCGGCGAGCGGGCCGGACGGCGCGGCCTGCGCGTCGGCTACGAGGCGCTGGCCTGGGGACGGCATGTCTTCGACTATCGCGACGCCTGGGAGATCGTCCGCCGCGCCAATCGGCCAGAGGTCGGAATCATCCTCGATTCCTTTCATATCCTGGCGCGCGGGCTCGACCTTTCGGCTATCGGCACGATTCCGCGCGACAAGATCGAAATGGTGCAGATGGCCGACGCGCCGCTGCTGCAGATGGACCCGCTCTCCTGGAGCCGGCATTGGCGCTGCCTGCCGGGACAGGGCGATCTCAATCTCTCCGGCTTCATGCGCGCGCTGGCCGCGACCGGCTATGACGGCGTGCTCTCGCTGGAGATCTTCAACGACCGCTTCCGCGCCGGCTCGGCCCGCTCCGTCGCGCTCGACGGCCACCGCTCCCTGATCTGGCTGCTCGACGAGACCGCTCGGCAGGTCGGCAAGCCGGTGCCGGGCACGGTGCCGATGCCGCCACCGGCCCCGGTCGAGGCCGTCGAGTTCATCGAGTTCACGGTGTCGGAAGCTGAACGACCGGGTTTCGAGCGCCTGCTGCGGGCGCTCGGCTTCGCGCGTTCTGGCGCGCATCGCTCCAAGGATGTCGATCTCTGGCGGCAGGGCGATATCCGCATCGTCCTGAACAGCGAGGCCGACGGTTTCGCGCACAGCTATCAGATCACCCACGGCACCTCGGTCTGCGCGCTGGCCCTGCGCGTGCCGGACGCGCAGGCCGCGATCGCGCGTGCCAAGGCGCTGCTCGACGTGCCTCATGCCGGTGCGATCGGGCCGGACGAACTCGACATACCCGCCGTGCGCGGCCTCGGTGGCAGCCTGCTCTATTTCCTCGATCAGGCGTCCTCGCTCGGCCGCTGGGCGGAAGTCGATTTCGAGGCGACCGGCGAGGCCTCGGACAATGCCGGGCTCACCGGCGTCGACCATGTCTCGCAGAGCATGCAGTACGAGGAGATGCTGACCTGGCTTCTCTTCTATTCCTCGCTGTTCGAGACGCGGAAGACGCCGAGCCAGGCCGTGCTCGACCCCGGCGGCGTAGTCCAGAGCCAGGTCATCGAGAGCGGTCTCGACGGCCGCAACGGTCATGGCCTCCGGCTCATCCTCAACGGCTCGCAGAGCCACCGCACGCTTTCGGCACGCTTCATCACCGACTTCTTCGGCTCGGGCGTGCAGCATATCGCCTTCGCGACAGACGACATCGCCGCGACCGTCAAGCGGCTGGCTGCCAACGGCGTCGCCATGCTACCCATCCCCGAGAACTATTATGACGACCTCGAAGCCCGCTCCGACCTGACGGGCGAGGAGATCGATGCGATGAAGGCGCTGAACATCCTCCATGACAGCGATGCCGGCGGCTCCTTCCGCCAAGCTTATACCCAGACGCTGGATGGCGGGCTGTTCTTCGAGATCGTCCAGCGCGACGGCTATGCCGGCTATGGCGCGGCCAATGCCGGCATCCGCCTGACCGCGCAATCCAGGCTCGCACGCCCGATCAGCGTGCCCGCGCCGAGCCATGGTTGA
- a CDS encoding shikimate dehydrogenase family protein: protein MIKGTTRLIGHLGYPTESFKAPMIYNPYFQRERIDAVVVPMGCRSEDYPDFLKLFFRLSNAHGALVTMPHKVATTGLVDVLSPTAAIAGACNAVRLEADGRLAGDMFDGEGFVRGVLRKGHKLEGARALVVGAGGVGSAIAASLAKAGVAELGLFDRQASAAEELGQRLVAHYPALRVATGSNDPNGFDLVVNATPLGMKPGDPLPVDISRLPASAFVGEVVMAQEITPFLAAARARGCAVQVGTDMLFEQIPAYLEFFGLPTTTAEDLRAVAQLA, encoded by the coding sequence ATGATCAAGGGCACGACGCGATTGATCGGCCATCTCGGTTACCCCACCGAGAGCTTCAAGGCGCCGATGATCTACAATCCCTATTTCCAGCGCGAAAGGATCGATGCCGTCGTCGTGCCGATGGGCTGCCGCAGCGAGGACTATCCCGATTTCCTGAAGCTGTTCTTCCGCCTGTCCAACGCCCACGGCGCGCTGGTGACGATGCCGCACAAGGTCGCCACGACCGGCCTCGTCGATGTGCTCTCGCCGACGGCCGCGATCGCCGGTGCGTGCAATGCCGTGCGCCTCGAAGCGGATGGCCGGCTCGCTGGCGACATGTTCGACGGCGAGGGTTTCGTGCGCGGCGTGCTGCGCAAGGGGCACAAGCTTGAAGGCGCCCGCGCGCTCGTTGTCGGTGCCGGTGGCGTCGGCTCGGCGATCGCCGCTTCGCTGGCCAAGGCCGGCGTGGCGGAGCTCGGCCTGTTCGACAGACAGGCATCCGCAGCCGAGGAACTCGGTCAGCGGCTCGTCGCGCACTACCCAGCCCTCCGCGTCGCAACCGGCTCGAACGACCCCAATGGTTTCGATCTCGTCGTCAACGCGACCCCGCTCGGCATGAAACCGGGCGACCCGCTGCCGGTCGACATCTCCCGCCTGCCTGCCTCCGCCTTCGTCGGCGAGGTCGTGATGGCGCAGGAGATCACGCCCTTCCTCGCCGCTGCCCGCGCACGCGGCTGCGCCGTGCAGGTCGGCACCGACATGCTGTTCGAGCAGATCCCCGCCTATCTGGAATTCTTCGGCCTGCCCACGACCACGGCCGAGGATCTGCGCGCCGTGGCGCAACTGGCTTGA